The Sphingomonas naphthae nucleotide sequence CCGTAGCGCCGACAGAAGTCCGAGCCCTCGCCCGTGCGATGCTGCGTGATCCGCGCGGCCAGATGGGCCGTCACGCCCACGTACAGCGTGCCGCTCGGCCCGTTGGTCATGATGTAGACGTAGCCGCCCTTCATGCCGGCATCGTGCGACGGGAAAGACATGGATGCCAGCCTGCGCTGGCATGACGAGGAGGGCTATCTTCCCACCCGCCCTATCTATTCCCGCGAATATCCCTATATCGAGGGTGCCGACGTCGCCTGCGACGGATATCGGGCCGCCTTGGCTCCCCCTTGTCCCTTTCTAGCCTCACCGAAGCCGGGATGTGCCGCGTCTGGCGCATGCCCGTCCACCAGGGATAAGGATATCCTCGACATGATTACCGGAACCGTAAAATTCTTCAACGAAAGCAAGGGCTATGGCTTCATCGCGCCGGAGACCGGCGGCGAGGACGCTTTCGTTCACATCTCGGCCGTCGAGCGTGCCGGCATGCGCACGCTCGATAAGGACCAGCGCGTTTCCTACGAGCTGGAAACCGATCGTCGCGGCAAGACCTCGGCGATCAATCTCCAGAGCGCCTGACCCGGTCGGCGGGCGCGGCGCTCATGAGGCGCCCGCCCGCCGGTCCATTTTTGCCGGAAAGGCATGACGATGGCCAAGGCGCAGAAACGCGGTTCCAAGGAAGCGCGCAAACCCAAGAAGGAAGCGCCGCCCAAGCCGAACGCTTCCAATCCGTCGACCAAGGGCATCATCAAGCCCTGACGCGCCGCCACACACGAAGGACGACGGATATGACCAAGGCCGAAGAATATGCCGCGCGTGCGGCCGAGAGCCTCGCGGCGGCCGAAGCCGCCACCACCGAGGCCGAGCGGATGCACCATCGCCGCGCCCACAGCATCTTTCGCAAGCTGATCGCGAACCTCGTCGGCGCCGAAGAGCGCGCGGCCGCGCGGGCGCCCAGCAAGCCGATCGCGACCCCTTCGCGCCGCTACTGAGGCGCAGGCTTCAACCCCTATCCCGTTCGTCCCGAACCCTTCGGCTGCCTGCAAGGCAGGCGCTCAGCATAAACTTCCTGCCTGGAGGCAGGAAGTCGAAGGACATGTGGCCAGGCACACCGCTTGGGGCACGTCCCTCGACTTTGCGCGGGACGAACGGCTTGGTGCGGTTGCGGAGTCAATCGACCCGCCCCAAACCCCTTACGCGTCCTTCACCCCGCGATTGGTCGATCGCACCGGCAGCTTGAGCACGTTGGCGCGGCTGCGGACGGCTTCCTGGCTGCGCTCCATCGCCCGCGCGATCTCGGGCAGCAGCGCGCCGCTCGCGATATGCCGGGCCAGCTCGGCGTCGGCCTCGTCCGTCCACGGCTGGTTGTGCCGTTTCCTGTGGCCAAACATGGCAACCTCCTTGTCCATTCTGAAGGACAGGATGCACCATGGGCCGTGAACAAGTTCCGAATGCGCAAAGCAGCTTATGTTAAGGTGATTGGACGGGTAGCCTTGCGCCCCCAGGCTCAGAGCCCCCGCGCGCGCCAGCGTTCGGTGAGCGCGGTCGCCTTTTCGAGATCGGCGGGAAAATCGACCTCGGCCCATTCGTGGCCGACGATCGGCACCGTGCCGACCCGGTCGGTCGGGGCGAGCGTGTCGATCACCTTGAGATACCAGCTCGCCGTGCCCGCCGGCGTGTGCATCGCCCGCTCGACCGCGTCGGTGAAGAGCGCGCGGCCCTCGCCCCGGAAGGCGAGCAGGCCGATCGATTCGGCGTTGGTTTCCTCCGGCGTCAGCGTCTTGCCGATGCGGCGCAGCAGCCCGGCCGCGTCGCGCCACACCTTCATGTCGTCGGCGTCGTAATCCGGCTTTACGTCGATCGTCACGTTGATCGGCGCGTTGGCGCCCGCCAGCACCGTCGCCACCAGATCGGGCGAGACCAGCGTATCCCCGTTGAGCAGCAGGGTATCGCGATCGAAGGCGTGGCGCACCATCCACACCGAACCCAGATTGTCGGCGACATGGTAGAAGGGGTTGAAGAGCGTCTCGACCCCCGGCCGCGCCGCCGCGACGGCGTCGACCAGATCGCTGCGGAAGCCGGTGACGATCGTCACCCGCTCGATCCCGTTGGCTTTCAGCGAATCGATCTGCCATTCGAGCAGGTTGCGCCCCGCGAAATCGATCAGGCATTTCGGGCGATCGGCCGTCAGCGGCAGCAGCCGCGAGCCCTTGCCCGCCGAGAGGATGATGGCACTGGTGATGGTCATGCCGGCCCTACGCCATCTTTCCATGGCCAAATGATGACGCGGCTGGGATAGGCAGGCCCCATGACCGACCGAACCGCCGATCCCGCCGCCCAGTGGACCGCGATCCTCCTCGCCGGGCAGCGCCCCGGCATCGATCCGCTCGCCGCGCATTTCGGCATCGCCGCCAAGGCGCTGGTGCCGATCGCGGGCCGGCCGATGCTGGCGCATGTGCTCGAGACCTTGCTGGCGGTCGACGCGATCGGCCGCATCCTCGTGCTGGCGCAGGATGCCGAGGCGCTGGTCGCGGCGACGGGCATCGCCGATCCCCGCATCGCGACGGCGGCGTCGGGCAAGGGCATCTCCACCTCGATCGCGGCGGTGGCGGGCGGCGAATCGGCGCCATGGCCGCTGTTCGTGACGACGGCCGATCATCCTTTGCTGACGCCCGAGATGATCCGCTTCTTCCTCGCCGCGGCGCCGGGCACCGACGTGAGCGTCGGCGTGGTGGGGCGGCGGACACTGCTGGCCGCCTACCCCGAAAGCCGGCGGACGTGGCTGCGCTTTTCGGACGATGCTTTTACCGGCGCCAACCTCTTCGCGCTCTCCACCCCCGCCGCCGCCAGGGGCCTTGCCGCGTGGAGCGAGGTGGAGCGGGATCGCAAAAAAGCGTGGACGCTGATCCGCCATTTCGGCCTGGGCCTCGCGATTCGCGCCGTCACCCGCACGATCAGCCTGGCTGGCGCGATGGCGCGCGCGGCGAAGGCCTTGGGCTTCACCGCCAGGCCCGTCGCCCTGCCCTTCGCCGAGGCCGCGATCGACGTGGACAAGCCCCTCGACCACACACAGGCCGAAGCGATCCTCGTGGCGCGCCAGTCGGTTGGCTGATCCCCTTTTCACCCCGTTAGTCTGGGGTTAATGTGCCCGGCATCAGTTGCTTGAGCCCGACCCCCGCGGGCTAGAGTGGAGAAACATGACGAAGGGTACGCCTTTCGGATTGGCGACCTGGGCCTCCTTCGGCCGGCATCGGCCCGGCGTGGATGCCGGGCGCCTGCCGCGCATCTGCTTCCTGTTCAACGCACAGCTTCACCAGCTCATGCACGGCATCACCACCGCCGCCGCGCTGGCCGCCAGCGGGCGGGCCGAGGTGCATGTGCTGTGCGCCTCCGATCGCGCGCTCGGCTATGCGCGCGAGGTCGTCGCCCGGCTGGGCGGGGCGCCGATCCAGTTCGCGCTGGCCGGCCCGCGCCCGTTCCACGCACTGGCCCGCGTCAGCGGCCGGGCGAC carries:
- a CDS encoding nucleotidyltransferase family protein encodes the protein MTDRTADPAAQWTAILLAGQRPGIDPLAAHFGIAAKALVPIAGRPMLAHVLETLLAVDAIGRILVLAQDAEALVAATGIADPRIATAASGKGISTSIAAVAGGESAPWPLFVTTADHPLLTPEMIRFFLAAAPGTDVSVGVVGRRTLLAAYPESRRTWLRFSDDAFTGANLFALSTPAAARGLAAWSEVERDRKKAWTLIRHFGLGLAIRAVTRTISLAGAMARAAKALGFTARPVALPFAEAAIDVDKPLDHTQAEAILVARQSVG
- a CDS encoding phosphocholine cytidylyltransferase family protein → MTITSAIILSAGKGSRLLPLTADRPKCLIDFAGRNLLEWQIDSLKANGIERVTIVTGFRSDLVDAVAAARPGVETLFNPFYHVADNLGSVWMVRHAFDRDTLLLNGDTLVSPDLVATVLAGANAPINVTIDVKPDYDADDMKVWRDAAGLLRRIGKTLTPEETNAESIGLLAFRGEGRALFTDAVERAMHTPAGTASWYLKVIDTLAPTDRVGTVPIVGHEWAEVDFPADLEKATALTERWRARGL
- a CDS encoding cold-shock protein, translating into MITGTVKFFNESKGYGFIAPETGGEDAFVHISAVERAGMRTLDKDQRVSYELETDRRGKTSAINLQSA